From Paenibacillus sp. GP183, one genomic window encodes:
- a CDS encoding DEAD/DEAH box helicase — protein MDTILSLRDIRSLCGSTSYQRGEAYYRSHRVTELTHNPNQSRYDAVVRGSKRYKVCVILDEHSSDIEAECNCPAYDSSYYYCKHIAAVLFNIYGHLEGSKTSPLSQASKPAVIEAPVISNREMQATNNLISLFNSHSAPIHESEGSFAGNGQVLEVEFIVKVMTYGSYKPRLAMEIKVGPKRTYIVQKLKDFLSKVEKHAPYAFSKSFTFDPSEYAFKKDDGAIIEQLLDIYNNESIYREAYGFYSSGYGFNNERILIIPPSSWKQLHPLLSAATCRLEHGKQTFDRLELTREPVSLDFDLKQAASEGYQLNISGLTDMTVMDSYGCVAVDNKLHIMDLLNLGRVAGLKSMFSSTNGHQLRIAPSQMEPFMEQVIPGLTKIGSLRIAEQIANRIVRLPLTIKLFLDLEDDRLLAKLEYVYGDIIIDPMRGNLEHRDRGERILMRDADQENRFMRLFEQALFKYNGKELYMDQEEEIYQFLHRQLPQLEEWAKVLVTPALKPMTEKSLIQPKVSVDMNARTNLLDISFEMEGIDEQDIRSILRSLVEKKKYYRLPSGAFLSFEEEGFQEIDHLFTEMGIRKTEIKGTRLELPVVRGFHFMDAKEQTAAIKLGKSLRQLLENVRNPDNLDFQLPEKLSTVLRDYQKYGFQWMKTLGYYQFGGILADDMGLGKTLQSIAFILSEQQASRALGYPVLIVSPASLTYNWKNEIAKFAPELHAVIAVGDRQERSGILDELTDVDVVITSYPLLRRDAELYAKQRFYALILDEAQAFKNHNTQTAQAVRAIEAGQRFALTGTPIENSLEELWSIYDAVFPELFASKKAFTELPREQIAKKIRPFLLRRMKTDVLKELPDKIETLQPSELSSEQKKLYLAYLAKLQEETIQQLQTEGLQKSRMKILAGITRLRQLCCHPSLFVDNYTGDSGKLDQLMEIIEECLGGGKRMLIFSQFTEMLGIIRSELGRRGLMAFYLDGKTPASDRVELCRRYNEGEQDIFLISLKAGGTGLNLTGADTVVLYDLWWNPAVEEQAADRAHRIGQKKVVQVIRLVTQGTIEEKMFELQQRKKDLINEVIQPGQEALSALTEQEIRELLMIG, from the coding sequence ATGGATACTATACTATCTTTGAGAGATATCCGATCGTTATGTGGGTCGACATCCTACCAGCGTGGAGAAGCTTATTATAGATCCCATCGAGTAACAGAACTTACGCATAACCCGAATCAATCACGCTATGATGCCGTTGTCCGGGGGAGCAAGCGTTATAAGGTTTGCGTCATATTGGACGAGCATAGCAGCGATATTGAGGCCGAATGTAATTGTCCTGCCTACGACAGCTCTTACTACTACTGTAAACATATTGCCGCTGTTCTTTTCAACATCTATGGACATCTGGAAGGAAGTAAAACATCACCGCTATCACAAGCATCTAAGCCTGCTGTAATAGAAGCGCCCGTCATCTCCAACCGCGAGATGCAAGCAACAAACAACTTGATTTCGCTCTTCAACAGTCACTCCGCTCCTATTCATGAATCGGAGGGTTCCTTTGCGGGTAATGGGCAAGTGCTGGAAGTTGAATTTATCGTGAAAGTGATGACTTATGGAAGTTATAAACCAAGACTTGCCATGGAGATCAAGGTAGGGCCCAAAAGAACGTATATTGTTCAGAAGCTGAAGGATTTTTTGTCCAAAGTAGAAAAGCATGCTCCCTATGCTTTCTCCAAGAGCTTCACATTCGATCCCTCCGAGTATGCCTTCAAGAAGGACGATGGGGCGATCATCGAACAATTATTGGACATTTATAATAATGAAAGCATATACCGTGAAGCCTACGGCTTCTATTCCAGTGGATATGGTTTCAACAATGAACGGATATTGATCATTCCTCCTTCTTCCTGGAAGCAACTGCATCCACTTTTGTCAGCAGCTACATGTAGATTAGAGCATGGCAAGCAAACCTTTGATCGATTGGAACTGACCCGTGAACCCGTTTCTCTTGATTTTGATCTGAAGCAGGCAGCTTCCGAGGGCTATCAGTTGAACATAAGCGGTCTTACTGATATGACTGTTATGGACAGCTATGGATGTGTAGCTGTGGATAATAAGTTGCACATCATGGATCTCTTAAATTTAGGACGGGTGGCAGGACTTAAGAGCATGTTCTCTTCTACAAACGGGCATCAGTTACGGATCGCTCCATCCCAGATGGAACCGTTCATGGAGCAAGTTATTCCAGGGTTAACTAAGATCGGAAGCCTGCGTATCGCTGAGCAAATAGCGAATCGAATCGTTAGACTTCCACTGACGATCAAGCTGTTTCTGGATCTTGAGGACGATCGGCTGCTCGCCAAGCTGGAGTATGTGTATGGGGATATCATTATAGATCCAATGCGTGGGAACCTTGAACATCGAGATCGCGGGGAGCGCATACTAATGCGTGATGCTGATCAGGAGAATCGCTTCATGCGTCTATTCGAGCAAGCTTTATTCAAGTATAACGGTAAAGAGCTCTATATGGACCAGGAGGAGGAAATCTATCAATTTCTACATCGCCAGCTTCCTCAATTGGAAGAATGGGCTAAGGTTCTTGTAACCCCTGCCCTTAAGCCAATGACAGAGAAGAGCCTCATTCAACCTAAGGTGAGCGTCGATATGAATGCGAGAACCAACTTGCTCGACATCAGCTTCGAAATGGAGGGCATTGACGAGCAAGACATACGGAGTATACTCCGCAGTTTGGTGGAGAAAAAGAAATATTACCGTTTACCAAGTGGAGCCTTTCTGTCCTTTGAAGAGGAAGGTTTCCAGGAAATCGATCATTTATTTACTGAAATGGGCATTCGTAAAACGGAGATTAAGGGAACTCGCTTGGAGCTTCCTGTCGTTCGCGGATTTCACTTCATGGACGCTAAGGAGCAGACGGCTGCTATTAAGTTGGGTAAATCGCTTCGTCAATTGCTTGAGAATGTGAGAAATCCAGACAATCTCGATTTCCAGCTGCCGGAGAAACTTTCTACCGTACTGCGAGACTATCAGAAGTATGGCTTCCAATGGATGAAGACACTGGGCTATTACCAATTTGGAGGTATATTGGCCGACGATATGGGTCTTGGCAAAACATTGCAGAGCATAGCCTTTATCTTATCCGAGCAACAAGCAAGCCGAGCGCTTGGATACCCCGTGCTGATTGTTTCCCCCGCTTCATTGACTTACAATTGGAAGAATGAAATCGCCAAATTCGCTCCAGAGCTCCATGCAGTCATAGCCGTTGGGGACAGACAGGAGAGAAGCGGCATTTTGGACGAGCTAACGGATGTAGATGTGGTCATTACGTCTTACCCTTTGCTTCGCAGGGACGCTGAGCTTTATGCGAAACAACGCTTCTATGCGCTTATTCTCGATGAAGCCCAAGCGTTCAAGAATCACAATACTCAGACTGCACAGGCAGTCAGAGCTATTGAGGCGGGGCAACGCTTCGCGTTAACGGGGACGCCTATAGAGAATTCGCTAGAGGAGCTGTGGTCCATCTACGACGCTGTATTTCCAGAACTATTTGCCAGCAAAAAAGCTTTCACAGAGCTCCCTCGCGAACAAATTGCGAAGAAGATACGCCCATTTCTGCTGCGCCGAATGAAAACTGATGTACTGAAGGAACTCCCAGATAAGATCGAGACGCTTCAGCCCTCCGAGCTGTCATCGGAACAAAAGAAGCTGTACTTGGCTTATCTAGCGAAGCTTCAGGAGGAGACCATCCAACAGTTACAGACGGAAGGCTTGCAGAAGAGCCGGATGAAGATATTGGCAGGTATAACCCGATTGCGCCAACTTTGCTGTCATCCGTCCTTGTTCGTGGACAACTATACCGGCGACTCCGGTAAGCTGGACCAACTGATGGAGATCATAGAGGAGTGCTTGGGCGGGGGCAAAAGAATGCTCATCTTCTCGCAGTTTACAGAAATGCTAGGCATTATTCGCAGTGAGCTGGGTCGCCGCGGCCTAATGGCCTTCTACTTAGACGGTAAAACGCCGGCAAGTGATCGGGTAGAGCTGTGCAGACGCTATAATGAAGGAGAACAGGATATCTTCTTGATCTCTCTGAAGGCTGGCGGAACCGGGCTCAACCTAACAGGCGCTGACACTGTCGTCCTCTATGATCTGTGGTGGAATCCTGCCGTAGAAGAGCAAGCCGCAGATCGCGCACACCGCATCGGGCAAAAGAAGGTCGTCCAAGTCATCCGCCTGGTCACTCAGGGCACCATTGAAGAGAAAATGTTCGAGCTGCAGCAGCGCAAAAAGGATCTTATCAATGAAGTGATCCAGCCCGGTCAAGAAGCGTTGTCCGCCCTGACCGAACAAGAAATTCGCGAGCTGTTGATGATTGGATAA
- a CDS encoding VOC family protein codes for MTAQIHPDTEIGRVHLKVSDLERSLQFYQEVVGFQVLRQDGKTAQLAANGESTPLVVLEEIENAQVQPKRRTTGLYHYAILVPTRKDLGLSLRSLIKSGIHIGQADHLVSEALYIADPDNNGIEIYVDRPRETWKYNGQGQIQMATDPIDWQGLLDEAGEEPWNGLQKGTKLGHMHLHVNDIPSARQFYCGLLGFGEMMLMADSALFISAGGYHHHIGLNTWAGVGAPPAPADATGLRYYTIVVPDETELKAILSRLEDASVYAVQQDGGWLVEDFAKNHILLVERGKSDLK; via the coding sequence ATGACAGCGCAAATTCATCCGGATACCGAAATCGGTCGGGTTCATTTAAAAGTCAGCGACTTGGAGCGTTCCCTGCAATTTTATCAAGAAGTTGTTGGTTTTCAGGTGCTGCGGCAAGACGGAAAAACCGCGCAGCTTGCTGCCAATGGGGAAAGCACTCCCTTGGTTGTGTTAGAGGAGATCGAGAACGCTCAAGTCCAGCCTAAGAGAAGAACAACTGGATTATACCATTATGCGATTCTAGTACCTACTCGTAAGGATTTGGGTTTGTCGCTGCGCAGTCTGATTAAGTCCGGTATTCATATTGGGCAGGCGGACCACTTGGTAAGTGAGGCGCTTTATATCGCTGATCCGGATAATAATGGGATTGAAATTTATGTAGACCGTCCGCGGGAAACGTGGAAGTACAACGGACAAGGTCAAATTCAAATGGCCACAGACCCTATCGACTGGCAAGGCTTGCTTGATGAGGCGGGGGAAGAGCCTTGGAATGGCCTGCAAAAGGGCACGAAGCTTGGGCATATGCATCTCCATGTCAATGACATACCCAGTGCAAGGCAGTTTTATTGCGGGCTGCTCGGGTTTGGGGAGATGATGTTGATGGCGGATTCGGCTCTGTTCATTTCAGCTGGCGGCTATCACCATCATATCGGGTTGAACACTTGGGCAGGCGTCGGAGCTCCTCCAGCACCGGCTGATGCGACGGGTTTGCGCTATTATACGATAGTTGTTCCGGATGAGACCGAGTTGAAGGCTATTCTTTCCAGGCTTGAAGATGCCAGTGTTTATGCTGTGCAGCAAGATGGAGGATGGCTCGTCGAGGATTTTGCGAAAAATCACATTTTACTGGTGGAGCGCGGTAAGAGTGACCTAAAGTGA
- the alr gene encoding alanine racemase, with protein MDSFYRPTRVEISLDALQHNINAFQQKLPDSIRIMAVVKADAYGHGAVEVSKEAVRCGVDYLAVAFLDEALELRSAGITAPILALGYTPPDGLSVALQHDITINVYSQEVLEALKVLKSDTKNLKIHIKLDTGMGRLGLQTGPDAIAFIEEALQLPGVEVEGLFTHYANADEIDKSYTLEQYRRMERVVQYFKEKGVEFTYLHAGNSAAAIDLPGLTYNMARLGISMYGLYPSNEVNVNALELKPVLTLKTGVVHLKTLPPDSGISYGTIYHTKDEEQIATLPIGYADGYSRMLTQKAEALIHGHKVPVVGRICMDQCMIRVSDVQQAKTGDEVVLIGEQGGQRITVEDVARMLNTINYEITCMISHRVPRIYMREGRQVEAVNPLSRHRN; from the coding sequence TTGGATTCATTTTACCGGCCAACTCGGGTCGAGATATCACTTGATGCTTTGCAGCATAACATAAACGCATTTCAACAAAAGCTCCCGGACAGCATCCGCATCATGGCTGTTGTTAAAGCAGACGCTTATGGCCATGGTGCGGTTGAAGTGTCCAAAGAGGCGGTACGCTGCGGCGTCGATTATTTGGCCGTTGCCTTTCTGGATGAAGCTTTGGAACTCAGAAGCGCCGGAATTACGGCTCCGATTCTGGCTCTTGGCTATACTCCGCCTGATGGGCTTTCCGTTGCATTGCAGCATGACATTACAATTAATGTGTACAGCCAGGAAGTTCTGGAAGCCCTAAAGGTACTCAAATCGGATACCAAAAATCTCAAAATTCACATTAAGCTCGACACCGGTATGGGGCGCTTGGGACTGCAAACGGGGCCGGATGCGATTGCTTTTATAGAAGAAGCTCTGCAGCTGCCTGGAGTTGAAGTCGAAGGTCTTTTCACGCATTATGCGAACGCTGACGAAATCGATAAAAGCTATACATTAGAGCAATACCGGCGAATGGAGCGGGTCGTCCAATATTTTAAGGAAAAAGGTGTCGAATTCACCTATCTGCATGCAGGAAACAGTGCTGCTGCCATCGACCTGCCTGGACTGACCTATAACATGGCGCGCCTGGGCATCAGTATGTATGGCTTATATCCTTCAAATGAAGTGAATGTGAATGCATTAGAGCTGAAACCAGTGCTGACCCTGAAGACAGGCGTCGTTCATTTGAAGACACTGCCTCCGGATTCAGGTATCAGTTATGGCACGATCTACCATACTAAGGATGAAGAGCAAATTGCGACCTTGCCCATTGGTTATGCAGATGGATATTCCCGTATGCTGACACAAAAAGCCGAAGCTTTGATTCACGGGCATAAAGTCCCGGTAGTGGGCAGAATTTGTATGGATCAATGTATGATCCGCGTGTCGGATGTTCAGCAGGCGAAGACGGGCGATGAGGTTGTGCTCATAGGCGAACAAGGCGGACAAAGGATTACCGTTGAGGATGTAGCCCGAATGCTCAATACCATCAATTATGAGATAACTTGTATGATTTCGCACAGAGTCCCCAGAATTTATATGCGTGAAGGCAGACAGGTAGAGGCCGTCAATCCGTTGTCGAGGCACCGAAATTAA
- a CDS encoding glycosyltransferase family 2 protein — MVNVPKTVNVHIVTYQSDKYIEACLESVLRQTYPIEQIIIVDNASADRTRAILSKYQDKIHIIFNESNVGFAPAHNQAIRASTSDYALVLNPDIRLHEDYVTQLAEGIEAHPEVGSATGKLLRSQEGTIDSTGLIINLARRAFDRGANEPALDWSGTSEVFGVSGAAALYSRKMIEDTSIDGEFFDADFFAYKEDVDVAWRAQLLGWSAYYEPKALALHERGWKSGGRKEQPVFVRKLSYINRYKMMLKNDHLGYVFLHCLPLLVYEIMSFGYTVVREPELLPAWGDFFRKLPSLMRKRKWIQAKRKVLLRHVYRWFLK; from the coding sequence ATGGTAAATGTGCCAAAAACGGTGAATGTTCATATTGTTACGTATCAAAGTGATAAATATATCGAGGCTTGTCTCGAATCAGTTCTTAGGCAAACGTATCCTATCGAGCAGATTATTATTGTTGATAATGCGTCTGCGGATCGGACGAGAGCTATTCTTTCAAAGTATCAGGATAAAATTCATATTATCTTTAATGAATCTAATGTTGGTTTTGCGCCAGCACATAATCAAGCCATTCGGGCGTCGACTAGTGACTATGCTTTAGTATTGAATCCAGATATTCGGCTTCATGAGGATTATGTTACTCAATTAGCAGAAGGTATAGAAGCTCATCCTGAGGTTGGTAGCGCGACGGGTAAGCTGCTGCGTTCACAAGAGGGAACAATCGATAGTACGGGGCTGATTATAAACCTAGCTCGTAGGGCTTTTGATCGTGGGGCTAATGAGCCTGCTCTGGATTGGAGCGGGACTTCTGAAGTTTTTGGTGTTTCCGGAGCCGCGGCACTTTATTCTCGAAAGATGATTGAAGATACCAGTATCGACGGCGAATTCTTTGATGCGGATTTTTTTGCATATAAGGAAGATGTGGATGTGGCCTGGAGGGCTCAACTTCTAGGATGGAGTGCATATTATGAACCAAAGGCCCTTGCACTTCATGAACGAGGCTGGAAGTCGGGCGGGCGCAAGGAACAGCCAGTTTTTGTGCGGAAGCTCTCTTATATTAACAGATACAAGATGATGCTGAAGAATGACCATTTGGGTTATGTGTTCTTGCATTGTTTGCCTTTGCTTGTTTATGAAATTATGAGCTTTGGGTATACGGTAGTCAGGGAGCCGGAGCTTTTGCCTGCTTGGGGAGATTTTTTCAGGAAACTACCAAGTCTCATGCGTAAGAGGAAGTGGATTCAGGCAAAGCGGAAAGTGTTGTTGCGGCATGTTTATAGGTGGTTCTTAAAGTAA
- a CDS encoding glycosyltransferase family 2 protein, which translates to MDLSIVIVNYNTCQLTLDCLRSIVSSSISYDYEILVVDNASRDDSVLEIRKQFPTIQLIENKQNVGFSKANNQAIRVAAGRYILLLNTDTIVQPDAIQIMLDFMEEHSSIGASGCKILLPDGSLDKACKRGFPTPSASFYYAFGFSKLFPNNPRFNQYQLGYLNPDQEYPIDCLVGAFMLVRREAIDQVGMLDEEFFMYGEDIDWCYRIKQAGWGIYYYPRTTITHYKGASSRKKPFKIIYEFHRAMFLFHRKHYRYKYPVIVNVLVYLGISIKFVISVSRNKLKLSSLR; encoded by the coding sequence ATGGATCTCAGTATTGTGATAGTCAATTATAATACGTGTCAGCTAACGCTAGACTGTTTACGTTCGATTGTATCGTCGAGCATATCTTACGATTACGAAATTCTAGTCGTAGACAATGCTTCTAGAGACGACTCAGTTCTTGAGATTAGAAAGCAGTTCCCCACGATTCAACTTATTGAAAATAAGCAAAATGTAGGCTTCTCCAAAGCGAACAACCAAGCCATTCGAGTAGCTGCAGGCAGATACATATTGCTTCTCAACACAGATACGATCGTTCAACCTGATGCGATCCAAATTATGCTAGACTTTATGGAAGAACATTCCAGTATAGGTGCTAGCGGCTGCAAAATTCTGCTTCCCGACGGCTCGCTCGATAAAGCCTGTAAGCGCGGCTTCCCAACACCTTCGGCATCTTTTTATTATGCGTTTGGCTTCTCAAAACTATTTCCAAATAATCCACGATTCAATCAGTATCAGCTTGGTTACTTAAATCCTGATCAGGAATATCCGATAGATTGTCTTGTAGGTGCTTTTATGCTTGTTAGACGAGAAGCTATTGATCAGGTAGGCATGCTGGATGAAGAGTTCTTCATGTACGGAGAAGACATTGATTGGTGCTATCGAATCAAACAAGCTGGCTGGGGGATTTATTATTATCCTCGCACAACCATCACTCACTACAAAGGTGCGAGCAGCCGAAAGAAGCCCTTCAAAATCATTTACGAATTCCATAGAGCCATGTTCTTATTTCATCGAAAACATTACAGGTACAAATATCCCGTGATCGTGAATGTTCTAGTCTATCTGGGCATATCAATAAAGTTTGTTATTTCTGTAAGCCGAAATAAATTAAAGCTCTCCAGTCTGAGGTGA
- a CDS encoding undecaprenyl-phosphate glucose phosphotransferase — MIRKNERFLTQIYAFLDFLTIQVVFLISWWLKFVSNYIPNVETLPIGDYAIWSIVYGVIIVGVGFNIGLYTPKRKKRFADEAFKVVQVHMISIFMLLSLLFFFKAVHISRSYLMIFFVGSICFISIYRYIVKGSLKRLREKGFNKQYVLILGAGTLGRRFYENLNHHPELGFEVVGFLDDYTANHERKHMHYKPIIGTIDELEDIVQRILIDEVIIALPLEAHLKFGHIVSVCEKAGVRTLIIPDYFDILPSKPHFDNFAGMPLINVRDIPLDEMSNRTLKRSFDLLFSFCALLITSPLLILIAIGIKMTSSGPIIFKQERVGLGRRKFMMYKFRTMKVLADDSSNTKWTTENDPRRTKFGTFLRKTSLDELPQFFNVLFGHMSVVGPRPERPYFVEQFKEEIPKYMVKHHIRPGITGWAQSNGLRGDTSIEDRIKHDIFYIENWSFLFDIKIIWKTILNGFFNKNAY; from the coding sequence ATGATCCGCAAAAATGAAAGGTTTCTAACGCAAATATATGCATTCTTGGATTTCTTAACGATCCAAGTCGTTTTTCTTATTTCCTGGTGGTTGAAGTTTGTCAGTAATTATATACCCAATGTAGAAACTCTGCCTATTGGTGATTATGCGATTTGGAGTATTGTTTATGGTGTTATTATTGTTGGGGTAGGCTTTAACATCGGGCTATACACTCCAAAACGTAAAAAAAGATTTGCAGATGAAGCCTTTAAAGTTGTCCAAGTTCATATGATCAGTATTTTCATGCTGCTTAGCTTGCTGTTCTTTTTCAAAGCGGTCCATATCTCTCGGTCGTATTTGATGATTTTCTTTGTTGGCAGCATTTGCTTTATCTCCATATATCGTTACATAGTAAAAGGGTCATTAAAACGACTTAGGGAAAAAGGTTTTAATAAGCAATATGTACTCATATTGGGAGCTGGGACACTTGGACGCAGATTTTATGAAAATCTGAATCATCATCCGGAGCTCGGATTTGAGGTTGTTGGTTTTCTGGATGATTACACAGCTAATCACGAGCGCAAACATATGCATTATAAGCCTATTATAGGCACTATCGATGAGCTTGAAGATATTGTGCAAAGGATTCTGATTGATGAAGTTATTATCGCCTTACCGCTCGAAGCGCATCTGAAATTCGGGCATATCGTGAGTGTCTGCGAAAAAGCCGGCGTAAGAACCCTGATTATCCCGGACTATTTCGACATCCTTCCATCCAAACCGCATTTTGATAATTTTGCCGGAATGCCCTTGATCAATGTTCGTGATATTCCGCTGGATGAGATGTCCAATCGGACTTTAAAAAGAAGCTTTGATCTGCTTTTTTCTTTTTGCGCTTTGTTGATTACTTCCCCTCTACTAATCCTTATCGCCATTGGAATAAAAATGACATCATCCGGTCCGATCATATTTAAGCAAGAGAGAGTGGGTCTGGGTAGAAGAAAATTCATGATGTACAAATTCCGCACCATGAAGGTTTTAGCTGATGACTCCTCAAATACCAAATGGACAACAGAAAACGATCCGCGGCGCACGAAGTTCGGTACATTTTTGCGCAAAACAAGTTTGGATGAATTACCGCAATTTTTCAACGTTCTTTTTGGCCATATGAGTGTAGTGGGTCCTCGTCCGGAGAGACCTTATTTCGTGGAACAGTTCAAAGAGGAAATTCCTAAATACATGGTTAAACATCACATCCGTCCTGGCATCACAGGCTGGGCTCAGAGTAATGGCTTGCGCGGTGACACATCCATCGAAGATCGGATTAAGCATGATATTTTCTACATTGAAAATTGGTCTTTTCTTTTTGATATCAAGATCATTTGGAAAACCATATTGAATGGATTTTTTAATAAAAACGCTTATTAG
- a CDS encoding acyltransferase, giving the protein MNNQQKMLLQASRGVGAFTVLLFHVSAMSFKYFHYDLFGISNIGRSGGVDYFFILTGFLLYTIYGKNIGTRKYVLPFLLNRLLRIYPFYWLITLVVLPVYFLVPSFGYGYETHKDTIVKSLFLIPQIHGPVLSVAWSLSYFVLFYVLFSLLMALGRKVSFGLAVLWLALTLCNVLNVPIIGSDIQNHVYLSFLFNEVNLEFAVGCLLAFWMMKHRARKPFVPLGAGMLGFLVIWLNNKYSLVPYYDVLLYDIPAVLVILGLISMPKIRSYSHWLRILSKLGDASYTILLTHLLFISIMMKLTKTTHFAYKIGFLSDDIMIVLLTLPLSYLVFILVEKPLVVKLKGVQHSQKRSELIETP; this is encoded by the coding sequence ATGAATAATCAGCAAAAGATGCTTCTTCAAGCATCGCGCGGGGTCGGAGCATTCACGGTACTCTTGTTCCACGTTTCGGCTATGTCATTTAAGTACTTTCATTACGATTTGTTTGGGATTAGTAATATTGGCCGTTCAGGTGGAGTGGATTATTTTTTCATTCTTACGGGTTTTTTGCTTTACACCATTTACGGGAAAAACATTGGAACCAGGAAATATGTTCTTCCCTTTTTATTGAATCGGTTATTAAGGATTTACCCGTTTTATTGGCTCATTACACTTGTTGTTCTCCCAGTTTATTTTCTGGTGCCGAGCTTTGGATATGGGTACGAGACTCATAAGGATACTATCGTTAAATCTTTATTTCTGATTCCTCAGATACATGGTCCTGTTTTATCGGTTGCATGGTCATTAAGCTATTTTGTTTTGTTTTATGTGCTGTTTAGTCTTTTAATGGCTTTAGGCCGGAAAGTTTCGTTTGGCTTGGCTGTTTTATGGTTGGCATTGACCTTATGTAATGTCCTGAATGTTCCAATTATTGGTTCGGATATTCAAAATCACGTTTATTTAAGCTTCCTCTTCAACGAGGTTAATCTGGAATTTGCTGTTGGATGCCTTCTTGCATTTTGGATGATGAAGCACCGAGCCAGGAAGCCTTTTGTACCTCTAGGGGCTGGTATGCTAGGCTTTCTTGTGATCTGGCTCAATAATAAGTATTCGTTGGTGCCCTACTATGACGTTCTCCTCTACGATATTCCGGCTGTTCTTGTTATTTTAGGGCTGATCTCCATGCCAAAAATCCGCAGTTATTCACACTGGCTCCGTATTCTTAGCAAATTGGGTGATGCTTCTTATACCATTTTGCTTACACATCTGTTGTTCATTTCTATTATGATGAAATTAACAAAAACAACTCATTTTGCTTATAAAATTGGGTTTTTGTCTGACGATATTATGATTGTTTTACTGACTCTCCCATTAAGTTATCTTGTTTTCATTTTAGTGGAAAAGCCTCTAGTGGTTAAATTGAAAGGAGTCCAACATTCACAAAAGAGAAGCGAGTTGATAGAGACTCCTTAA
- a CDS encoding outer membrane lipoprotein carrier protein LolA, with protein MRRVTWMVAVVMCLVLVAVGCGKRDAGSIVKDLDHVINKMDSYQGAGRMVLYTGEQPQEYQVEVWYKNPNFYRISLKNAEKDITQIVLRNEQGVFVLTPQLKKSFRFQSDWPENQGQVYLYQSLVQSIKDDKNRVLATDKNAYVFDVLANYQNEMLARQKIWLSKKNLTPQHVEVLDTNQKVMVMVDFTSFELGKKFDKDSFDMERNMTSWNLQALPTMAGQTNKQQGFGIIEPSYTPQGVVKQDTTDMKLGEDQAVMLRYKGKYNYSLVELRPQAMTVSLQPGSIVDLGYTLGVLTGLDKKTLTWIHDGVEYRLSTADLPMKEMMRVATAVQGQMGK; from the coding sequence ATGCGCCGGGTCACATGGATGGTAGCTGTCGTAATGTGCTTAGTACTAGTTGCAGTTGGTTGCGGGAAAAGGGATGCAGGATCTATTGTTAAGGATTTGGATCATGTGATAAACAAAATGGACAGCTATCAGGGAGCGGGACGCATGGTCCTTTATACCGGTGAGCAGCCCCAGGAGTATCAAGTAGAGGTTTGGTACAAGAATCCGAACTTTTACCGAATTTCGCTGAAAAATGCAGAGAAGGATATCACGCAGATTGTGCTGCGCAACGAGCAGGGAGTATTTGTTTTGACGCCGCAATTGAAAAAAAGCTTCCGTTTCCAAAGCGATTGGCCGGAAAATCAAGGCCAGGTGTACTTGTATCAGTCGTTGGTGCAAAGCATAAAGGACGATAAGAACCGTGTGTTAGCAACAGACAAGAACGCGTACGTATTCGATGTGCTCGCGAATTATCAGAATGAGATGCTGGCCCGCCAAAAAATCTGGCTCAGCAAAAAGAATTTAACACCTCAACATGTAGAGGTTCTCGATACGAATCAAAAAGTAATGGTCATGGTAGATTTCACATCCTTTGAATTGGGTAAGAAGTTTGATAAGGATTCCTTCGATATGGAGCGCAACATGACGAGCTGGAACCTGCAAGCACTGCCGACTATGGCGGGTCAAACCAACAAACAGCAGGGATTCGGTATCATTGAGCCTTCCTATACACCGCAAGGAGTCGTTAAGCAGGATACCACAGATATGAAGCTTGGAGAGGATCAGGCGGTGATGCTGCGGTACAAAGGCAAATACAACTACAGCTTGGTTGAGTTGAGGCCGCAGGCGATGACGGTTTCGCTGCAGCCGGGGAGTATAGTCGACTTGGGGTATACACTTGGAGTATTAACGGGATTGGATAAAAAAACGCTGACGTGGATTCACGATGGGGTTGAATACCGGCTATCCACTGCAGATTTGCCTATGAAGGAAATGATGAGGGTCGCAACCGCCGTTCAAGGACAAATGGGTAAATAA